From Selenomonas ruminantium AC2024, a single genomic window includes:
- a CDS encoding FIST signal transduction protein, which yields MEYKIGRSQATPVDNAISQACRTMTQAKFVWFTTMVAAFAETSQKMQARFPHSIVMGTTSIAAFSNEGIFHDTLEVLAIASGIECVGNVLEEADCCPLKYVERVQEAVRQLGTHRADDTICLTATNGLISCEESVLAVLNSVLRKEHIPVFGGTAGDRGLAEKTLVSLNGKVYDKASVFVLLRNLGGSIHLYRENIYKPICEPLTATKVDAFTRKVMAYDGRPASEMEAKMHGLTTSQMDRSFLDSNPVGRIIGKDMYIIANDDMDTDRQTMKYHARIYENDQIVMLQPDDYRQVNRETMQRIKQDVPRPALSIMVNCLARTLLFESEGYADEFFRSMGTVLGNYIGWGGYGEQIYEQHFNQTMIAAVFE from the coding sequence ATGGAATACAAAATTGGACGCAGTCAGGCAACGCCGGTGGACAATGCCATAAGCCAGGCTTGCCGGACCATGACGCAGGCAAAGTTTGTTTGGTTTACGACGATGGTGGCCGCTTTTGCTGAGACCAGTCAAAAGATGCAGGCACGGTTTCCACATAGCATTGTCATGGGGACAACTTCGATTGCGGCTTTTTCCAATGAGGGCATCTTCCACGATACCTTGGAAGTGCTGGCGATTGCAAGCGGCATTGAATGTGTGGGAAATGTATTGGAGGAAGCAGACTGCTGCCCACTCAAGTATGTAGAGCGCGTGCAGGAAGCCGTGCGCCAGCTCGGCACCCATCGCGCAGACGATACCATTTGTCTGACCGCGACAAATGGTTTGATTTCCTGCGAAGAATCGGTGCTTGCTGTGCTGAATTCCGTACTGCGAAAAGAACATATTCCTGTCTTTGGCGGGACGGCAGGCGACCGTGGCTTAGCGGAAAAGACTTTGGTTTCCTTGAATGGCAAAGTTTACGACAAGGCTAGTGTATTTGTGCTGCTGCGCAATCTGGGCGGCAGTATCCATCTTTATCGCGAAAATATCTACAAGCCCATCTGCGAGCCCTTGACGGCTACGAAGGTAGATGCTTTTACGCGTAAGGTCATGGCCTATGATGGCAGGCCCGCTTCGGAAATGGAAGCAAAGATGCACGGTCTTACTACTTCACAGATGGACCGTTCATTTTTGGACAGCAATCCGGTGGGGCGTATCATTGGCAAGGATATGTACATCATTGCCAATGACGATATGGATACCGACCGGCAGACGATGAAGTACCATGCCCGTATTTATGAAAATGACCAGATTGTCATGCTGCAGCCGGACGATTACCGTCAGGTCAATCGGGAGACCATGCAAAGAATTAAACAGGACGTGCCCCGTCCTGCTCTGTCCATCATGGTGAATTGTCTGGCGCGTACCCTGCTCTTTGAAAGTGAGGGGTATGCAGATGAATTCTTCCGCAGCATGGGAACCGTACTCGGCAATTATATCGGCTGGGGCGGATATGGTGAGCAGATTTACGAGCAGCATTTCAATCAGACCATGATTGCCGCTGTTTTTGAATAA
- a CDS encoding DUF3791 domain-containing protein → MNQDSMEFVVYMIHACANKWKLSPKQVYGKLQETGCIDEYLVPNYDILHTQGSAYLVDDIREYLRIRGVKI, encoded by the coding sequence ATGAATCAGGACAGCATGGAATTTGTAGTCTACATGATTCACGCTTGCGCCAATAAATGGAAGCTTTCTCCTAAGCAGGTATATGGTAAATTGCAGGAGACTGGTTGTATTGATGAATATCTCGTACCTAATTATGATATACTCCATACGCAGGGCAGTGCTTATTTAGTGGACGATATTAGAGAATATTTGCGGATAAGAGGTGTGAAGATATGA
- a CDS encoding SLC13 family permease: MFLYQKLRQNPDLTVALVFALLTSFIAPPSLTEIGVRLNVPLLGLLLFLMCIVAGLRLSGFFAAIFQRLFKDNASGRSLGRFFIFSCYFSSMFITNDVALIIFVPLAIMVFTEARRIRLIVPTVCWQTIAANLGSMLTPIGNPQNLFIYSYYGLEPLEFLAITAPIVLLSGAAIYLATYTLTDCDVHLPAAQEARLPWKKILPLLLLFSLCLLHVVHLLDFALLAVIVVPALALLNYRLYKEADYKLLLLFSLLFIGVGNLSHIEVFQSWPAKMLNGHEFWVSLLLSQLLSNVPATVLLANYTTAYTPLLLGVNIGGLGTIIASMASVISFKAYLQTRFSKPGYYLLTFTGSNLAVLALLLLYYHIYMTYGDMLAQLL; the protein is encoded by the coding sequence ATGTTTCTATACCAAAAACTGCGCCAGAATCCGGATTTGACCGTGGCGCTTGTTTTTGCCCTGCTTACCAGTTTTATCGCGCCGCCCAGCCTCACAGAAATCGGGGTACGGCTCAATGTCCCCCTGCTGGGGCTCTTGCTATTCTTGATGTGCATTGTGGCAGGCCTGCGGCTCAGCGGTTTCTTCGCCGCGATTTTTCAGCGGCTGTTCAAAGACAATGCCTCCGGCCGTTCCTTAGGGCGATTCTTTATCTTCAGCTGTTATTTCAGCTCCATGTTCATCACCAATGATGTGGCCCTGATTATCTTTGTGCCGCTGGCCATTATGGTCTTTACCGAGGCCCGGCGCATCCGGCTTATCGTGCCCACCGTCTGTTGGCAGACCATTGCGGCGAACTTAGGCAGCATGCTCACGCCGATTGGCAATCCGCAGAATCTCTTTATCTACTCCTATTACGGGCTGGAACCGCTGGAATTTCTAGCCATCACCGCTCCCATCGTCCTGCTCAGCGGCGCGGCCATCTACCTTGCCACGTATACGCTGACGGACTGTGATGTGCATCTGCCGGCAGCGCAGGAAGCCAGACTCCCTTGGAAAAAGATTCTGCCCCTGCTATTGCTGTTCAGCCTCTGCCTGCTCCATGTGGTGCATCTGTTGGATTTTGCCCTGCTGGCCGTTATCGTCGTGCCTGCCCTGGCCCTGCTGAATTACCGTCTTTATAAGGAGGCAGATTACAAACTACTGCTGCTCTTTTCCCTCTTGTTTATCGGCGTGGGAAACCTTAGTCATATCGAAGTGTTCCAAAGCTGGCCTGCCAAGATGTTAAACGGCCACGAGTTTTGGGTATCTTTGCTGCTGAGCCAGCTCCTCAGCAACGTCCCCGCCACGGTGCTCTTAGCCAACTACACGACCGCTTACACGCCCCTGCTGTTGGGTGTCAACATCGGCGGTCTGGGTACGATTATCGCCTCCATGGCCAGCGTGATTTCCTTCAAGGCGTACCTGCAGACCCGCTTCAGTAAGCCCGGCTATTATCTGCTGACCTTCACGGGCAGCAATCTGGCGGTATTGGCCTTGCTTCTGCTTTATTATCATATCTACATGACCTATGGCGATATGCTGGCACAACTCCTATAA
- the ruvA gene encoding Holliday junction branch migration protein RuvA, producing the protein MIGFLRGQVAALKADYCLLDVNGVGYRVFVAGSTRNKLRLKEEAQLFTYMNVYQDGITLYGFASEEEYDIFQLLIGVSGIGPKVALGILSAITVESLCKAIQNKQATVLTKLPGIGKKSAERLILELKDKVAFAAADDVEEILTLDLEGPTGDDMMSEAQAALVALGYSQAEIAPVLKKATKCKTTEEVIKLALKQLNKF; encoded by the coding sequence ATGATTGGATTTTTGCGGGGACAGGTGGCGGCGCTGAAAGCTGACTACTGCCTTTTGGATGTGAATGGCGTGGGCTATCGGGTATTCGTGGCCGGTTCCACCCGGAATAAATTACGGCTCAAGGAAGAAGCCCAGCTCTTTACCTATATGAATGTTTATCAGGACGGCATTACCCTTTATGGCTTTGCCAGTGAGGAAGAGTACGATATCTTTCAGCTGCTCATTGGTGTTTCGGGTATCGGGCCCAAGGTGGCGCTGGGGATTTTGTCGGCCATTACGGTGGAAAGTCTCTGCAAGGCGATTCAGAACAAGCAGGCCACGGTGCTGACGAAACTGCCGGGCATTGGCAAGAAGTCGGCGGAGCGGCTGATTTTGGAACTGAAGGACAAGGTTGCTTTTGCGGCGGCTGATGATGTGGAAGAAATTCTGACGTTGGATTTGGAAGGGCCGACTGGCGACGATATGATGAGTGAAGCGCAGGCGGCTTTGGTGGCTCTGGGTTATAGTCAGGCCGAAATCGCGCCGGTGCTCAAGAAGGCGACCAAGTGCAAGACGACGGAAGAAGTCATCAAGCTGGCGCTTAAGCAGTTGAATAAATTTTAA
- a CDS encoding methyl-accepting chemotaxis protein has product MGIFDFGRKKEPFYNQRAAEKQAMNTAVPRPTPSAPVPETQANVNRQIAYGIDYLDERMNELTQAETGIAEYVQKMQETYAGIGQVNKDFTYLNEHFNNLEEYAQNISNIMDTSRTVVSGAGNDIGALSEKMQEIEGNLDEINAVFQEVEGKFANIKKMSEGIEGIATRTNLLSLNASIEAARAGEAGRGFSIVAENIRELAASTKELVEGIDTNINALYQSIGEMSQAIEQTRQKTLENATFVGKVQESFADVTKSTESVGDYSHRIVDGIHKTSSMMDEVAEGAGSVGGLVTTMRQNIHGLKELMSEKNVIACSMIDFLRQVKWLLGKQR; this is encoded by the coding sequence ATGGGAATCTTTGATTTCGGCAGAAAAAAAGAGCCTTTTTATAACCAAAGAGCCGCAGAAAAACAGGCGATGAATACGGCGGTACCGAGGCCGACACCGTCAGCACCGGTGCCGGAAACGCAGGCGAATGTGAACCGTCAGATTGCCTATGGCATCGATTATCTTGATGAACGCATGAATGAACTCACGCAGGCTGAAACCGGTATTGCAGAATACGTGCAGAAGATGCAGGAAACCTATGCGGGAATCGGTCAGGTAAATAAGGACTTTACGTACCTGAATGAACATTTTAATAATCTGGAAGAATATGCCCAAAACATTTCCAATATAATGGACACCTCTAGAACCGTGGTCAGTGGTGCGGGCAATGATATCGGTGCACTGTCGGAAAAAATGCAGGAGATAGAAGGAAATCTTGACGAGATTAACGCAGTATTTCAGGAAGTGGAAGGAAAATTTGCCAATATTAAAAAGATGTCGGAAGGCATCGAAGGCATCGCGACCCGTACGAATCTGCTGTCCCTGAATGCTTCGATTGAAGCTGCGCGAGCTGGTGAGGCAGGCCGCGGCTTCAGTATCGTGGCCGAAAATATCCGCGAGCTGGCCGCTTCGACCAAAGAATTGGTGGAAGGGATTGACACGAATATCAATGCGCTCTATCAATCCATCGGTGAAATGAGTCAGGCCATTGAACAGACCAGGCAAAAAACCTTGGAAAATGCCACTTTTGTGGGCAAGGTACAGGAGAGTTTTGCCGATGTGACCAAGAGTACAGAAAGTGTAGGCGATTACAGTCATCGCATTGTGGATGGCATCCATAAAACCAGTAGTATGATGGACGAAGTAGCCGAAGGCGCAGGCTCCGTGGGCGGTTTGGTCACCACGATGCGCCAGAACATTCACGGCTTAAAAGAGCTGATGAGTGAAAAGAACGTAATTGCCTGCAGCATGATTGACTTCCTGCGGCAGGTCAAATGGCTGTTGGGGAAACAAAGGTAA
- the nudC gene encoding NAD(+) diphosphatase: MIHEITPHKLDNAFLPDAEPWKDDIIIFANRDGLMVSGEPGKMRFPKRQEIRSNKYMYQYLFSLDGHDVYHGVGSHVEPLEGYAYKTLREIRYELQGPQELMYAAYTAWHLIRWYEDNHFCGRCGHLMAYAADERALECDDCGHVIYPRINPAVVVGVINGDSILLTKYANRSMSFYALVAGFVEIGETLEECVAREVMEETGLKVKNIRYYKSQPWGSVQDLIVGFYCEVDGDTTIRMDKSELKEALWMKREDIQGQTDDWSLTNQMMMKFKEGDISLLR; the protein is encoded by the coding sequence GTGATTCATGAAATTACGCCGCATAAATTGGATAATGCGTTTTTGCCCGATGCCGAGCCCTGGAAGGATGATATTATCATTTTTGCGAATCGGGATGGCTTGATGGTATCAGGGGAGCCGGGAAAAATGCGTTTTCCCAAGCGTCAGGAAATCCGCTCGAATAAGTACATGTATCAGTATTTGTTTTCGCTGGATGGCCATGACGTGTACCATGGGGTGGGAAGTCATGTAGAGCCGTTGGAGGGCTATGCCTATAAGACGCTGCGAGAAATCCGCTATGAGCTGCAGGGGCCGCAGGAGCTTATGTATGCGGCTTACACAGCGTGGCACCTCATTCGCTGGTATGAGGATAATCATTTTTGCGGCCGCTGCGGTCATCTGATGGCTTATGCGGCTGATGAGCGGGCCTTGGAATGCGATGACTGTGGTCATGTGATTTATCCCCGCATCAATCCGGCGGTGGTGGTCGGCGTCATCAATGGCGACAGCATTTTGCTGACGAAATATGCCAACCGCAGCATGAGTTTCTATGCCTTGGTGGCAGGTTTTGTGGAAATTGGCGAGACGCTGGAAGAATGTGTAGCCCGTGAGGTCATGGAGGAAACGGGCCTCAAGGTCAAAAATATCCGCTACTATAAATCCCAGCCCTGGGGCAGCGTGCAGGATTTGATTGTAGGTTTTTACTGTGAGGTGGATGGCGATACCACCATCCGCATGGATAAAAGCGAATTAAAAGAGGCCCTGTGGATGAAGCGCGAAGACATCCAGGGCCAGACGGATGATTGGAGTTTGACCAATCAAATGATGATGAAGTTCAAGGAAGGAGATATCAGTCTGCTTCGTTAA
- a CDS encoding SpoIID/LytB domain-containing protein: MKKKLITLCTLCLFLLGSAGFAEAAWQPQLLVSLGTKGTTLRLSGNIPVVLKRLDNKKVVWQGKAKEFATLTFAGTGWEMNGKKLKNADAAALELTVEDERNLAKLVSTYDSKSYRGALRLVPHKNRLDVINRVTVEEYLQGVVPEEMPPEWNAEAVKAQAVAARTYALHQRKRHGKEGFDVCATTHCQQYGGVAAERTAANQAVKATAGEVLQSRGALVDALFHTDSGGMTENSEDVWGSRIDCLRAAKELRTETYPWEKNVTAQQLGELLAKRGKNIGEIKKIELSPIRIGKASKDRTISGRVKSVTFVGKNGRASVTGNDLRSMLGLKSTLFSMSLNRHVVFIKGYGWGHGLGMSQYGAKAYADSERWDYKKILQHYYNGAQLKKLY; encoded by the coding sequence ATGAAAAAGAAATTAATCACCCTTTGCACCCTGTGTTTGTTTTTGCTGGGCTCGGCAGGCTTTGCTGAGGCCGCCTGGCAGCCTCAGCTCTTGGTTTCTCTGGGCACCAAGGGCACGACTTTACGCCTGTCGGGAAATATCCCCGTGGTCTTGAAGCGGCTGGACAACAAGAAGGTGGTCTGGCAGGGCAAGGCTAAGGAATTTGCGACATTGACCTTTGCCGGCACCGGTTGGGAAATGAACGGCAAGAAACTCAAAAATGCCGATGCGGCGGCTTTGGAACTAACGGTTGAGGACGAGCGCAATCTGGCCAAACTTGTCAGCACCTACGATAGCAAATCCTATCGGGGGGCCCTGCGGCTCGTGCCGCACAAGAACCGTCTCGATGTGATTAACCGCGTGACGGTGGAGGAATACCTGCAGGGTGTGGTGCCCGAGGAAATGCCTCCGGAGTGGAACGCCGAAGCGGTGAAAGCGCAGGCAGTGGCGGCCCGCACCTATGCCCTGCATCAGCGCAAGCGCCATGGCAAAGAGGGCTTTGATGTCTGTGCGACCACCCATTGCCAGCAGTATGGTGGTGTGGCCGCAGAGCGGACGGCGGCTAATCAGGCCGTCAAGGCTACGGCTGGTGAAGTTCTGCAAAGCCGGGGCGCACTGGTGGACGCCCTGTTCCATACGGATTCCGGCGGCATGACAGAAAACAGCGAAGATGTCTGGGGCAGCCGCATTGACTGCCTGCGGGCGGCTAAGGAACTGCGCACGGAAACGTATCCGTGGGAGAAGAATGTCACAGCCCAGCAGCTTGGTGAGCTTTTGGCCAAGCGGGGCAAGAATATCGGTGAAATCAAGAAAATCGAACTTTCGCCGATTAGGATTGGCAAGGCCTCAAAGGACCGCACCATTTCCGGCCGGGTGAAGTCTGTGACCTTTGTGGGCAAGAATGGACGGGCCAGCGTGACGGGCAACGATTTGCGCAGTATGCTGGGCCTCAAGAGCACGCTCTTTTCCATGAGCCTGAACCGCCATGTGGTCTTTATCAAGGGCTACGGCTGGGGACACGGGCTGGGCATGTCCCAGTATGGCGCCAAGGCTTATGCGGACAGCGAGCGTTGGGATTATAAGAAGATTTTGCAGCACTATTATAATGGTGCGCAGCTGAAAAAATTGTATTGA
- a CDS encoding CYTH domain-containing protein, which yields MEIERQFLVDRLPQLPEEYELLRQGYVALLPEIRIRQIGDSHFWLTVKRGAGLVREEWETEVSRQEFASLSERLCPGTCMIEKRRYKIPLADSLVAELHVHAGHLKGFNYVEVEFSDVEGAKKFVPPTWFGREVTDDVRFSYGTLAQARGVDIVREILQCE from the coding sequence ATGGAAATAGAGCGGCAATTTTTAGTAGACAGGCTTCCGCAGCTGCCCGAAGAATATGAGCTGCTGCGTCAGGGGTATGTGGCGTTGCTGCCGGAAATCCGGATTCGGCAGATTGGGGACAGTCATTTTTGGCTTACGGTCAAGCGCGGTGCCGGGTTGGTACGGGAGGAATGGGAGACGGAAGTTTCCCGGCAGGAATTTGCTAGTCTGTCGGAGCGGCTGTGTCCCGGAACCTGTATGATTGAGAAACGGCGCTATAAAATCCCTTTGGCGGATAGTTTGGTGGCCGAGCTGCATGTACATGCAGGCCATCTGAAAGGCTTCAATTATGTGGAAGTCGAATTTTCGGATGTGGAAGGGGCTAAAAAGTTTGTGCCACCTACCTGGTTCGGCCGGGAAGTTACGGATGATGTCCGGTTTTCCTATGGCACATTGGCGCAGGCAAGGGGCGTGGACATTGTGCGGGAAATTTTGCAGTGTGAATGA
- the ruvB gene encoding Holliday junction branch migration DNA helicase RuvB, which produces MDIDDGRIVAMDEQRTDDWQYSLRPRKLSEYIGQDKAKKNLEIFIQAAMNRGDSLDHVLLYGPPGLGKTTLAGIIANEMGVNFRQTSGPAIERQGDLAALLTNLQEHDVLFIDEIHRLSRSVEEVLYSAMEDFALDIIIGKGPSARSIRLDIAPFTLIGATTKAGSLAAPLRDRFGIISRLEYYTPEALVTIVKRAAEILEIPIEDKGAMEIARRSRGTPRIANRLLKRVRDVAQYEGKDVITDEIADKALSLLEVDKAGLDHTDRRMLLTMIKKFGGGPVGLDTLAAAISESTDTVEDVFEPFLIQLGFINRTPRGRVVTKAGYEHLGIAYPE; this is translated from the coding sequence ATGGATATTGATGATGGCCGCATTGTGGCCATGGACGAGCAGCGGACGGATGATTGGCAGTACAGCCTGCGCCCCCGCAAGTTAAGTGAATACATTGGCCAGGACAAGGCCAAAAAGAATCTGGAGATTTTCATTCAGGCGGCGATGAACCGCGGCGATTCGCTGGACCATGTTCTGCTCTACGGCCCGCCGGGGCTGGGGAAGACCACGCTGGCGGGAATCATTGCCAATGAAATGGGTGTAAATTTCCGGCAGACCTCCGGCCCGGCTATTGAACGGCAGGGGGATTTGGCGGCGCTGCTCACGAATCTGCAGGAGCATGATGTACTCTTTATTGATGAAATTCACCGCTTGTCTCGCAGCGTGGAGGAAGTGCTGTACTCGGCCATGGAGGATTTTGCGCTGGATATTATTATCGGCAAGGGGCCAAGTGCCCGCTCCATCCGGCTCGATATTGCGCCCTTTACGCTGATTGGCGCTACGACGAAAGCGGGCTCGCTGGCGGCGCCTTTGCGTGACCGTTTCGGCATCATTTCCCGTCTGGAGTATTATACGCCGGAGGCATTGGTGACGATTGTCAAGCGTGCGGCAGAGATTTTGGAAATCCCCATTGAGGATAAAGGGGCTATGGAAATTGCGCGCCGTTCCCGGGGAACCCCACGTATTGCCAACCGTCTCTTGAAGCGTGTGCGGGATGTGGCGCAGTATGAGGGCAAGGACGTCATCACCGACGAGATTGCCGATAAGGCATTGTCTCTGCTTGAAGTGGATAAGGCAGGCCTTGACCATACGGACAGGCGCATGCTTTTGACCATGATTAAGAAGTTTGGCGGCGGCCCGGTAGGACTCGACACGTTGGCGGCGGCAATCAGCGAGAGTACGGATACTGTGGAGGATGTGTTTGAGCCATTCCTCATTCAGCTCGGTTTTATCAACCGTACGCCCCGCGGCCGCGTGGTGACGAAGGCGGGCTACGAGCATCTGGGCATTGCTTATCCGGAATAG
- a CDS encoding epoxyqueuosine reductase QueH has product MKLLLHMCCGPCSCYPVKKLRADGIEPVGYFFNPNIHPYKEWEMRLNTAREFAEKVQMEFFADENYLLRDFLKRALPAEAMPNGRCTMCYTWRLEEAARFAAEHGFDAFTSTLFYSIYQQHDLMKRTAERFAAQYGVQFYYEDFRPGWQEGIDISQELELYRQPYCGCIFSEEERYSKAIRKQRKKDNKAKKRARLEAEAKARELEAQR; this is encoded by the coding sequence ATGAAGTTACTATTACATATGTGCTGCGGGCCGTGTTCCTGTTATCCGGTGAAAAAACTGCGGGCCGATGGCATTGAGCCGGTTGGGTATTTTTTCAATCCCAACATCCACCCGTACAAAGAGTGGGAGATGCGTCTCAATACCGCGCGGGAGTTTGCGGAAAAGGTCCAGATGGAATTTTTCGCGGACGAAAATTACCTCCTGCGGGATTTTCTGAAGCGGGCCCTGCCGGCAGAAGCCATGCCCAATGGCCGCTGTACCATGTGCTATACTTGGCGGTTGGAGGAAGCGGCGCGGTTTGCGGCGGAGCATGGCTTTGATGCCTTTACATCGACGCTCTTTTACAGCATTTACCAGCAGCATGATTTAATGAAGCGGACGGCAGAGCGTTTTGCCGCGCAGTATGGCGTGCAATTCTACTATGAAGATTTCCGTCCCGGTTGGCAGGAGGGCATTGACATCAGCCAGGAGCTGGAGCTTTACCGCCAGCCTTACTGCGGATGTATCTTCAGTGAGGAGGAGCGCTACAGCAAGGCCATCCGCAAGCAGCGCAAGAAGGACAACAAGGCCAAGAAGCGGGCACGGCTCGAAGCAGAGGCCAAGGCCCGGGAACTGGAGGCGCAGCGATGA
- the queA gene encoding tRNA preQ1(34) S-adenosylmethionine ribosyltransferase-isomerase QueA — MLLLSDFDYELPEERIAQVPVEPRNSSRLMVLDPVEKTVEHRHFYDLKEYVEPGDTLIFNDTRVMPARLIGHRDQTGGKVEVFLLRRIDANRWETLVKPGKKAKPGYKINFSDELSCVVTDHTDFGGRIVEFQYEGIFEEILDRLGETPLPPYIHEKLEDKERYQTVYNREQGSAAAPTAGLHFTKEQMQELKDMGVNLGFVTLHVGLGTFRPVNVEDIQKHDMHKEFYNVPEETAKLIMDTKKAGHRVIAVGTTSIRTLESAADGMGEISAKSGWTQIFIYPGYDFKIVDAIITNFHLPKSTLIMLISAFAGRNFVLDAYKTAVEMKYRFFSFGDAMMLKVKQPTAERDAELAALEKSHLTETK, encoded by the coding sequence ATGTTATTACTTTCGGATTTTGATTATGAACTGCCAGAAGAACGGATTGCGCAGGTTCCGGTGGAACCACGTAACTCCTCGCGTTTGATGGTGCTTGACCCGGTGGAAAAGACTGTGGAACACCGTCATTTCTATGACCTCAAGGAATATGTGGAACCGGGCGATACGCTGATTTTCAACGATACCCGCGTTATGCCGGCTCGCCTTATCGGTCATCGCGACCAGACGGGCGGCAAGGTGGAAGTTTTCCTGCTGCGCCGCATTGATGCCAACCGTTGGGAAACCTTGGTTAAGCCGGGCAAGAAGGCCAAGCCGGGCTATAAAATCAACTTCAGTGATGAGCTGAGCTGCGTGGTCACCGACCACACGGATTTTGGCGGCCGCATTGTGGAGTTCCAGTATGAGGGCATCTTCGAGGAAATCCTCGACCGCCTCGGTGAAACGCCGCTGCCGCCGTACATCCATGAAAAACTGGAGGACAAGGAACGCTATCAGACGGTTTATAATCGCGAACAGGGTTCGGCGGCTGCACCGACTGCGGGCCTGCACTTCACCAAGGAACAGATGCAGGAGCTCAAGGATATGGGCGTGAACCTTGGCTTTGTGACGCTTCATGTAGGTCTGGGCACCTTCCGTCCGGTCAATGTGGAAGACATCCAGAAGCATGATATGCACAAGGAATTCTACAATGTGCCGGAAGAAACGGCCAAACTCATCATGGATACGAAAAAGGCTGGCCATCGCGTTATCGCCGTGGGCACGACCAGTATCCGCACCTTGGAATCGGCAGCAGATGGCATGGGAGAAATTTCTGCCAAGAGTGGCTGGACGCAGATTTTCATCTATCCGGGCTACGACTTCAAGATTGTCGATGCCATCATCACGAACTTCCACCTGCCCAAATCCACGTTGATTATGCTCATCAGCGCCTTTGCAGGCCGCAACTTCGTACTGGATGCTTATAAGACGGCAGTGGAGATGAAGTACCGCTTCTTCTCCTTTGGTGATGCCATGATGCTCAAAGTCAAACAGCCGACGGCAGAACGTGACGCTGAATTGGCGGCTTTGGAAAAAAGTCATTTGACGGAAACAAAATAA